The following is a genomic window from Mustela lutreola isolate mMusLut2 chromosome 5, mMusLut2.pri, whole genome shotgun sequence.
TAGCTTATATAGAGCTTTTGTCATTGTGAATGAGTATTCCCAATAAGAATTTCGAGATGCATTTAAAACTTTTGCACAAAAGTTTAACTCTTCTTGGTTGTCTTCTACTGTTTTCattgaatactttttaaattgagaCCAACGTCATATAAGaagattaaacattttaaaatacagttccGCTCTCTCCTCTGCTGCCACCTTTGGGCCACTTTCTGACTACTTAACTCAGAGGgtgaattttaaataaagctgatataacTTCATagtgaattttctctttttatagtaGGTTTTAGATAGAAGAAAGGTAGATAAAATAATTGACACTTGGCTAAagtgaaattttgaaatattaaatgtgaatttcatttattcagaTAAGTCCTAACCCTAAGTGCTAAACTGAGGAGCTGCTCTTATAGTCTTGGATATCATTAAGCGAGTATAAAGACAATAATGTCTTACATCTAGAAAGCCTTTTGTGGGCTGCATGTGGTTTCTATAATGGTTCACTTAATCctcttttatttaaaactctatgagggtgcctgggtgggtcagttggttaatgtccgactcttgattttggctcaggtcatgatttcaggatcgtgggatcaaaccccgggtcaggccctgtgctgttcgtggagcctgcttaagagtctctgtctccctccaacCCTCCCTCACTGTACgtgtgctcgctctttctttctcaaaaaaaattaaataaataaataaagtaaaaaaataataaaataaaacgctATGAGTTAGACAgggcaagtctttttttttttttaacatataatgtattatttgcttcaggggtacaggtctgtggatcatcaCTCTTACACAATTGACAGCACTCGCCGTAACATAtacctccccactgtccataatccaaccaccctatCCCGCCCCTGCCACACCCAGCAATGCTcaatttgtttcttgagattaagagtctcttatggtttgtctccctcctgatcccatcttgtttcattttttcccctccttgccCCCTGCAACCCCCTGCTCTGCCTCCAAAATTCCTCATAtcggagagatcatatgataattatctttctctgaatgacttatttcatttagcataataccctctagctccatccacatcattgcaaagggcaagatttcatttttgatggctgcatagtattccattgtatatatgtaccacgtcttctttatccattcatctgttgatgcacatctaggctctttccatagtttagcaattatggatattgctgctatgaatatttgggCCCATGTaccccttaggatcactacattcgtatctttagggtaaatacccagtagtgtgattgctaggttgtagggtagctctacttttaactttttgaggaacctccctgctgttttccagagtggctgcaccagcttgcattcccaccaaaagtgtaggaggattcccctttctccacatctgtgcgaacatttgttgttccctgacttgttaattgtaatcattctgactggtgtgaggtggtatctcactgtggttttgatttgtatttccctgatgctgagtgttgttgagcactttttcatgtagaCAGGGCAAGTCTTATCTCCATTTTGTccccagttttttaaagatttatttatttatttatttatttatttgacagatcacaagtaggcagagaggcaggcagagagaggaggaagcaggttccctgctaagcagagagcccgatgtggggctcgatcccaggaccctgagaccatgacttgagccaaaggcagaggctttaacccactgagccatcgagGCGCGCCTGTCCCCAGTTTTTTGactgtggtaaaatacacctAACAAAAGCATGCAGTTCAGGGGCAAACATTCATAATGTGCAATATCACCGCCATCTCCAGAAAACTCTGTGCCCGTCCTACAGTAACCCTCCATTCCCTCCCACCAGCCCCCAGAAACCACCACTCCACTGTCTCTCTGATGTCAGCAACTCCTAGTACCTCATCTAAATGGAATCAGACAGTctgtgtctttctgtgactggcttccttcacttcccATAATGTTCTCCAGGCTCATCCCGactgtagcatgtgtcagaacttccttcctttctaaagctgagtaatattccatcataggTCCGTTCCACATTTTGCTTgtccattcatctctcaatggATACTTGAACTGcttccacattttagctattgCAGACAGTGCTGCCATCAACACGGGAGTACACATATCTCTTAGAGAACCTGCTTTCGATTCTTCTGGGTCTATACCCAGAAATGTGATATCTGGATCGTATGGTatctctatttcttatttttttgaggaatgtctGTACTGTTTTCCGTAGGGGCTGCACCATTTCCCATTCCTGCCAGCAACGCACGCAGGTCCCTTTCCTCTCCATCCccgccaacacctgttatttccgTTTTGGGTCACAGCCACCCTTGCGGGTGATTCTCCACGtgattctgatttgcatttccctgatcaccCTCATTTCAAAGTTGAGAAAACCGAGGCTTAGGCAGAGTGACAAGACCGTGTAATTTCTAGCGGCCTTACCCCCAGAATCTCGGAAATTTCTTAAAGCAGAGCTTTCGTGTGTGATGTCTTAGGGCGCAGGAAACCTGAAAGCTGTCAACAGTGACTTGTGGTTGTCATTGTGTCAGGAACCTCTGGGGAAGCTGTCCATCATCGGCGATGAGCATGTCCCtgccagctgggagcctgctgctGCCCTGTCCCACCCAGATGCCAGCCGCTGCCCAGAGAACCTGCTCGAAGCTGCACCAGAGCAGGGTCAACAACCCAGGACAGGTAGGATTATTTCATTGCTTGTTAAGCTTCAAGATGGGAGAGCAGCCCTTACCCTAATAAAAATGTTACATGTGGAGAaatttgaggggggaaaaaaaaccctcttccaCAGATTAGTGATATTTACAAGCTGCCTGCATTTAACTTTACTAGATCATCATGCCTGAACTCATAGTTTTAATTCCACATCAGAGTGGTCCATTTCCAGCCACTTGACACTCCTTACTCTTTTGTGATGGGTGCCTTCATGAATGAGACATAAGATGACATAGAGGAGTTCCTGCCCTTCAGAATTTCAATACTCGGCTCACGTGAAATCAAATGCACtgagaaatattttttacttcctgCATCTGCAGAATATAATGTTTGAGCGGCATGCAGAGAGGTCAGTAAGATGCTTTTGGCCTGGGTGACTGGTGCTGGCCCCAGCCAGCCGTCCTGAGCACTAATGCGTCTGCCTCGGCACCTCTGTGACCGACTCTAGCTAGGAAACCGCACCCACGTCTGCCGTGGCCTTCCGCACCTGCAACATCGTTTGCAAAGGCTGCCAGGCCCTCTTCCCCTTCGTGTGCCGTAAGTGAGTCATTGTCCTTCCCATGATGAGATTGGGGAAGGCGGTGACATCGAGAACTGCTTCTGTGTCACGTAACCTCCGTCAAAAACGCTCTTCAGTTACACACTTTGCAATAAAGTCaaattgttaataaaaatttagggTTTGCTCAGCAAGTAGATCCGAAGCTAGAGAATAACCTTCACATCCCCTCCTTTTGTCTCGTTGTGACTGTTCCCCATGGCTGGCACCAGCAGAAGCAGGAAAGTCATTCTGAAGGGAATTCAAACGGTTGAGCAGAGGACAGGAGCCCAGAGATTCAAGTCTTGGCATGTCCCTCACCTTTCATGGGGGCCGGGGGAAGTTATATACAGTCTCCGCAGAGGTCTTGATGGGCCTACCTTGCTGTGGCCAGGTGCTGTCTACACAGAGGTCATGCAGTCAGGGTTTAGGAGTAGGCTATGGGACTGACTTCCCAGGTGACCCCTGGCTGTACACTCTGCGGTCCTGCACCCGTTGCTAAGCCAcgctgtgcctcagttccctacTGTTCCAAAGCAGAGGGAGACCAGACCCACCTCATGGTGTTGGGAGGAAAACTAAGTGCATGAGAAACTTGTAGCACAGTGTTAATAATTAGTCCTTCATTGTTGACACAGGGACTTCAGGAGGGGAAAGGCATATGCAATTAAGATGACTAGCGTGGGAGATGAGGAAGGAGTGTAACATTTGGGTAGACAGTCTTCTCAAAGCAGGTGCTTCCATTGTGACTGCATCACTATAACTCCTGGTTCCTAAGAAAATAGCAAATTTACTGTTTTCTCTTATGCCAGTTTCCCCTGATTATCCGATGCCATGGGCCAGAGGCACACAGATTAGCCTGAGGGTGTACAGAGCCTTGCAAGGAGGTACCCCCAGGACAGAGGCTCTCCGGGACCCACCTCCTGGAATAACCATGTCCTGCCGTCCCTGGCATCGGCACCTTTCCCTGCACCCGTCCCATCACATGCCCTTTTCTCCCTGctttcattccattttcttcatcttcctcctcatCACTGTGTGGCCACCTCTTCACCTGGGACCCCTGTCAGGTCCCACCCCTTTTGTCCCCGCTTCCCAGGTCATGTGGCCTCGCAGTTCTCCCGGGCCTCTGAACACACCCAAGACCCGGTTCAGGCGCAGGGCCAGCTTGCATCCTTCTGCAGCTCCCCTGTGTCTTCCCAAGtcagcctcctctctcctctcctgcactGAGCCGCAAGTCCCCACACCCTGAGGCCAAACCCACGGAGAGCAGCAACCCGGAGACCCCAGACCTCCGCGGAATGAACCACAAAGTGAAAGGATGAAAGAACCTGACTCCTGAGGCTTTTGCCATCAGAGCAGATGGTGTCAAGAGACCGAGTGAAGGATTTCTGATGTCCCCATCCTTGAAGATAACCaagggagaaaggggcagaaacaGAGCTTTATCCTGCCAGCCAGTCTGAGGGGCTTCAGAGCACCGCGCGCAGGGTAGAATTTGGTAGATGTGAGTGCTCTGTGATTTTAGAGGCAAGAACAGAACAACGGGAAGGCTACATTTAGGTTGTGGAAGgtctttctggggaaaaaaaaaaaaaaaaaaaagattaagttttccttttttttttttttaatagtttttctattttctcacattttcccctgtctccccccgaccccccaccTTTCCTTTATATTCTCACCCCAGGACTGGTGGGTCCCCCAGACCTCGTCCCTACCCCAGGGCAGAAGTGGGCAGCTCATCCTGACCCCAGCAAGACCTCCGTGGACACAGGGCAAGCCAGGCGGCCTGAGGACCCCAGAGAGCCAGTGGCACCCAGGGTTCCTGAGTCTGAGGACAGATGTCAAGTGGGACCCGGCCCGGAGCGCAGCTCATCCCCCAAGAAGACGGCAGCGGCTCGGCATGACTTCAGCAACCCTCCAGCAGCCCCAGAAGCCAGCTCGCCCAGGAAGGCAGCTGCCCTCGGGGGAGGACCTGAGGCAGAGCGAGCATCTCCAGCGGGCACCGCCCTGTCTCGAGACCTCACGTCCCCCGAGGAGAGACCCAGAGTTCCCGGCAACCACAGCAAGGCTCCACAGACAACAGCAGTCCTCGTGCCCGAAAGCTCCCGGGGCTCTGCTCTGCTCAAGGGAACAGACTCTGGGTCCGAGAGGGCCCCGCAGGCCAGCCCCACCCTGCCGTCTCCCGCGGACAAGGCTGGCGGGGGGTGTGGCAGTGTCTCGGGCCACTGCTGCCCCAGGGAACGCGGGGGCAGTCCGGTGACCGACATCGACAAACTCATCAAGGAGCTGGATACATCAGAACCAAGACTCCGGTCTCCTCACGGAGGGGACCAGCTGACTCCAGAGGGACATTCTCAGGGCCAGCCTCCAGCAGGAGCGGGAAGCGGAGGTTCCCGCCCTGCCGAGCCAGTCCTGGGCAGCCAGACCCCCACCCCGGGGAGGACCTGGGCAGCTGCTGGCCAGCCCCCTCACCCACACTGGGCCTCCCAGCCTTCCGTTTTGGATTCCATTAATCCCGACAAACATTTTACTGTGAACAAAAACTTCCTGAGCAACTACTCTAGAAATTTCAGCAGTTTTCATGAAGACAGCATGTCCCTGTCAGGGCTCGGCGACAGCACAGAGCCATCCCTCTCATCCATGTATGGTGACGCAGAGGACTCGTCTTCTGACCCGGAATCGCTCAGCGAAGCCCCACgagcttccagcggggacaactgGTCACCTCCTCGTTCTCGCCGCTCTTCTCACAAGGAAAACACTACCGAGTCTGAGGAGGAGCAAATCGAGATTTGTTCTCCAGATGGTTCCCCCCACGCCCCCTCAGCTACTgctcccgcccccgcccagccTGCACCCTGCCCGGTGCCAGCCAGAGTGCTGCGGCTGAAGCACAGCGCGCTCCGGCAGGTGGTGGGAAACCCGCGCGAGAGAGCGTCCTTTGTCCCTGGCACCTCCTGCCCTTCGATTCCGGACTCTTCCCAGCCGTTTTCTCTCTTGGATACAAGCTCTCGGGAGCATGAGCTTCATGCAGACCGAAGGCCGTCACAGGACCCCAGGCCCTCATGTGAAGAAGAAACCCTGCAAGACCCCCGCGCGGGCTCCGCTGTGGAGAGCGGCCGGCCCCCTAAGGCCCCCGGTCATTTCCACAGCCTTCCGGTCACTCTCCGCAGTCTGAACGTGGTCAACGGTCTAGAACATGACCTGCTCGGTGACAAAACCCCCCATAAAAAACAAGACACAAATGTCAGTGACGCTGAAAATCCATCCCCCTTCAGCACGGATGTCCCTAAGAATGGAGAATCCGTTTTGACGACTCTGCACATCTCCGAAAGTCAGGACGTGGATGACCCACTCCAGAAACCAAAAATGATCTCCCGGAGGCCCATCATGGCCtggtttaaagaaataaacaaaaataaccacGGCTCAGCCGCACAGGGCAAAACGGAAAAGGAGCAGCCCGTGGTGCCCGCCAGGAGTCCTGACTCCAAAAGTCAGGGGTCGAGTTCCTGCCACAAAAAGGGGGTTGCTGGGCTTCAGAGCCCCCCACAGCTGAAAGTGAGCCTGGAAAATAAAGACCCACCTAAAAAGGGTTCTGTGGAAACACCGTTAAACAACGGTCAGAAACCCAAGTCCGGCCCTAAGCTGAAGAGACTGAGCATCAAAAGCAAGAGCAAGGTCACTTCGGAGGCCCCTGTTGCTCCTGGGGCCAAGGCCAGTGGGATGGACCCCAGGAAACCCCTCATTTCGCCCCAGACCTCCGACAGAGCGCTTCCCAAGGGAGCAGCCCCCCGGTTCCACACCACCGAGCTGGAGGAGCCGGAGAAGAGCGCCACAGCAGCCCCCAGGCCCCCCCAGTGCGTGCTGGAGAGCAGGCCGCCTGCTGCCTCGGGGTCGCCGAAGCCCCCCGCGGCCGAAACAAGCGTCCCAGCCTCCGTTTCGCCCCACACCTCCCCCAGGACCCTTCCTGAGCAAGACGCATGCTGTAGATCGCAGGCGGCTTTCCACCCCGAGCCCGATGGCCCTTACGCAGCCGCCCCTGGGTCTCCGCGGTGCAGCCCGGAGAGCAGGGCACCCGCTGCGGCCTTGGGGAGCAGCGCGTCCCCAGCCGCCCGCGGGCAGGACGTCCCGCCTCCAGGGCCAAGCACGAGGCGCGGGTCCAGCCAGACGGATCCAGCGCCGCAGGCAGCCCAACCAGGGGTGACTTGCGACAGAGGAAGCAAAATAGTTGCTGGCGATCCCCTAGAGAGAACCAACCAGCTGAAAATAGTGGAAATCTCTTGTGAGAGAATGCCAAAGAATGGCTGCAGTGACAAGCCTGCTGAGAGTGACAGACTAGGAGGGTTCTGGGCCCAGAGCAACTGTCAGGACAAGAGTGAAATTAGACCCTGTCACCAGTACCTGGAGCCGTCCGCACATCAGCCACCATCGTTCCCATCTCGTGCCTCCCAGGTGGAGCCGGAAAGCCAGCGACCATTCGGCGTGGCAAAActggcctcttcctcctcctccccacaacTCCCTGCGAAAAAGGCCGATTCCTCCCAGGCGAAGGCAAGCCAGGTGTCAGGCTCCCTAGGGATGCCCAGGAATGGTGCAGCAGGGGGCCCCGCACCAGAGGACCATCCGTACTTCACACCAAGGCCAGCGACCAGGACCTACTCCATGCCCGCCCAGTTTTCAAGCCATTTTGGCCGGGAGGGGCATGGCCTGCCCAGCCCAGGTCGCTCGCATCGGGACAGCCAGATCCTTGCGACAAGTGGGGGCCTCCCTGAGGCCAAGGCATCCAGAGGCATTGTCCTTGGCCTGGCTAACGGACAGGGCATGTATAGCGTAAAGCCCCTTCTGGAGACATCGAGGAACCTTCCGACCACCAATGAAGGGGATGTCCTCTCAGTGCAAGAAAGGAGCTCTCTAGTCACAGACAAAATCAAAGTCACCAGAAGACATTACTACCCTGAGCAGAACTATGAATCTACCTCATTTTTCTCTGTGAAGCAGAGGATCAAGTCTTTTGAGAACCTGGCCAATTCGGACCGGCTGGTGGCCAAGTCTGGGGCGTCCCCCTTTTTGTCAGTAAGCTCTAAGCCTCCCATTGGGAGACGGTCATCTGGCAGCATTGTTTCGGGGGGCCTCAGCCACCCTGTTGACGTGACAGCAAGATCACTGAGACGCAGCCTGAGTTCCTGCAGCGAAAGCCAAAGTGAAGCCAGCACCCTCATCCCCCAAATGAGCAAGTCCCCGTCCAGCATGATGCTGACGGTCTCCCGGCAGAACCCAGCAGAGGCTGGGAACAAGGCCGCCGACCTGGACCCAAAGAAATCACGCGGTCCTTCTGGAATTCCCACCCACCCTGTGACTCCAGCCTCTCCCAGCAAGAGGAACAAGTCCTCCGTGCGCCACACCCAGCCGTCGCCCCTGTCCCGCTCCAAGCTCCAGGAGCTGCGTGCCCTGAGCATGCCAGACCTGGACAAGCTCTGCAGCGAGGATTTCCCGGCAGGGCCCACTGCCGGGCTCTTCAAAACCGAGCTGGAAATCGTCCCCAGGAGGTCGCTTGGCTCTCCCGCTGGAGGCCTCAGTGGATCCACCGCCCTTTCATGCCCCATGAAGCCAGGGGATGGGGCCTGTCCAGGAAGAAGCAGCCCTAAAGCCAGTGAGCCTGAGGGACCCAGTGCAGCCCATCATGTGGGTGAAACCACCTGGGATCTGCCTTCTGGAAAAGGCTGGTCGGTcaagtaagcatctgcctctccccttttGTTCAAATAAACGTTTTAAAAAGAATTACGAACTAGCTTTAGGTTTATAGGAAGTTGCAGAGAGAACGCAGAGAGCTCCTGTGAAGAACCCCTCACCCAGCGCCTCCCGATGTGAACATCTGACGTAATCATGGTTCAGTTGGCAAAAGGAGTTAACACTGGCAGAACACGATGAACTAAACTACAGACTTCATTCTGATATCACCAAACAAATTTCACTAAcatcctttttctcttccaggaTGCCACACTACGTTTAGCCCCTTTGTTTCTAATGTCAATACTAGAACACACAGTGCCTGCAGAGAAAGTCTTTGCCAGATTGTAGCCCAGGAGAGGAGCCTGGAAGGGACTTGGCACCTACCACACACCTCGGGGGAGAACCTGGGCCTTTGAAGGTGACCAGAGTTCAGCAGAAAATTtctaacatattttaaagaatattttttagtgTGTCAGAAATTTTCTTCTAAGCTCCAGGATTGGTTCCCTAACATTCTGGAGGGATCCCAGAAACCATAGTCCTTCCCCCGAGCTGTTGGCTGCGAATAAGTTCCTGTTAGAGCTCTCAGGATTCCCCCTTGGTTTGCACGACAAGTTGTTAGGACCGAAAGAGAGCATGATTTGGTAGAAAGGAGATCTTTTGAAATATGTCcttatgaaatggaaaaatcgctttttttctttaatgttcttcaaatatatttatattctttagtTTGGATCAGCTTCTCATCTCAGCGGGGGACCAGCAAAGAGTGCAGTCTGTTCTGTCATCAGTGGGGTCCCCATCGACCGTCCTCACTCTCATTCAGGAAGCGAAAGCACAATCAGAGGTGAGCGAAACCCGACAAGCGGGGGCGAGGGAGCGGCGGCCGCGCGCATGCGCACTCAGACTGGGCCCCCCGCGAGCCCCGAGAGCCCCGGGGACCCGCCGCAGGTCAGGTCGGTGCCGGGAGCTCTTCCACGGGGTCTGACTGCGGTCTCCCTCCGCGGCTCGCTCCTCGAGCTAGGTAGGCCTTGTGGAATCCCCGCGCAGCTGCTGGTGTGACTCCCCAGGACTGACGAGCTGCCTTCCTCACCCCCCGCGTCTGGAGTGTGTCCCCCGAGGCTCCTCAGAACGGAACTCGGGGCTTGGAGACGGGAGGGAAGGACCGCAAGCACGTCTCTGGACCTCAGCTCCTTGTCAAGGGAGCCACCTGCTGGGGACGCGGGTTAGCGCGTGTGGGGAGCCCGGCCTACCGGCCCGGCCGGCAGCCCGGGCGCTTCTGAAGCCTGGGGTTCGAGACACGGTGGTCCTGACAGATGAGGTCCTTCAACAAACCGAAGCCATGGGTTCATATCTAGAATATGTCGCTGAAGAACATTAATTTCTCAGGACGACCCATAGAGATTTGAGCCCTAATAAATAGTtgtttagaggggaaaaaaagtaactaTGAACAAATCTTCTCGACTGGTAATAGACCTGGTTCTCTGATAAGTCCTAGAACACTGTTCCAGAAATTCTCATATTACCCAGGAGGGCTGTGCTGTTGGCATCTACTGAGGAGTGAACCAGGATGGGGAGGAGACCGGTGGCCCTGAGCTTATCTATACTCCCGCTGGTCCTCCGCCCACTGGTTTGGGTCTGTGCAGTGAACCTCGAGACACCCAGCATTTTCACTTTCAGTAAAAGGGACTCGTCTGtcatctcccttcttccttcaacCTGTGACAATAAGCACGCGTCGCCCGCCTGCAAGTCTTGTTCTGGCATTTCCAATCCAGGTGGCACGGTGGGATCACGGTTCGCTGGGTCCCTTTTCCTCCAGACTAAATGACAGTGGTCGAGGAAATGGAGGAGAAAAGCAAAAGGTCTCAACCAGCTCACAAACGGGATGCCGTTTTCAGGGACCACAAACAAAAGGGGAGACTCTTTATGTGGACAGAATGCCAAGTGCcaccaggaggggtggggggcatcctCTGGggcctcccacctcccctttcACCCGGCTCTGGTTCCACACTTCGCAGGAGACCATACTGTGGTTTGCTGTGGAAGGGCAATCCGGCCTGGGTCAGAACACGGCTTTTCCCCCTTATAATCCTGCAGTCTTCACTTGCTTTCACGTGAGCAGAGATGTGCTCAGGCTACCAACCCCAGAAGTTTCCTGCTTGCTTTTGTACTGAGTGTGCTTTGTGGGGACGCTAAAAAATGGAACCGGGCACAGCAATTCCCGCGGCTTCCTAATGGGGGCGCTGTGAGAGATCAGAGGCAGAAAATCAGTTGGACCCCTCTGACCCCAGCACACCCAAACCTTGGGGAGCTCTCAGTGCGTGTAGCTTCCCTGATGCTGTGCTGAGCTACTTAGAGATGAGATTTGGCCTGATAGCTTATAGAACACTCATATCTTTAAACaggaatagaaaataaatctgaataaattaaaattttggtgTCATGTCCTGGAATGCAAGAGaattccattttcaaatattGTCTTTGCTCCCATAAAGGCATTTAAGTATCTGAGAAGTACTATTTTAGTATCAAGCATCACCTCCCAGAAGCTACACAGAAGTCATTGACCGGACCACATGCTCCCATTTTCACTGAGAAAGCCTGGTCTCATTCCCTCCACTGAACAGGGTCTGACTGCAGAAACGGCTGGACTTCGCCGTCAGTCTGCGCGATATTCTAGTGTCCACCTGTGGGGATTTGGGTTGAATGAACTTCTTTCAGGAGGTGTAAAATGCTTGGGGTTGCACTTTAGCACACACTAATAGGactgaactctttttcttttaaatactggGTTCCCTCCCTAGCACACTATGGAGATGGTTCTCTCTGTTCAGTGTTTTCACTCTTTCTCATCAAAGCAAGCCTGACgggttattattattagattattTTCTCTTGCTGGACTGGGAACACCTTGAACTGACAGATTGTGTATCACCTCGTGGGGAACCTAGAAATGCAGACCTTTAAGATGGTGCTTCATCAGATAGTGTGTGAGTGAAGGAAATCACCATTCAGAATAATTAGCCCAACTCAGTtatctgaagtattttatttctaagttttttttttttgttttttttttttgttttttttttttttttggtgcttgaAACATAGGACAGTCTTTTGCTACTTAACCCTAGGACACTACTAGGAATGTTCTAGTCTCAATAAGAGTTGCTAGTTTTAAGGTAGTTCATATGttttaacatattttgtattttatgataGTTCCTTACCTGCACCTGAAATCCAGTGAACTGAACATGGCAGGGCAAGGACATAAATCAGTGGCCTCAGTGTCTCTCATCCTGCCTCCTCTTGGCACTACTTCTCTCTGTTCTTGTTGACATGGGCTTGGCTTGACTGTAGACGTAAACAGCTGTGCGATAAAGAATCCCCTTCGTGATCAGATGACGTGCTCTGCTCAGATTTGGGAAGGCATACTCCGGTGCCTGGAAGAGCTCCTAAATTGTCCGCTGCTCTTGCACCATCCTAGTTCATGTCCACCCTGTGGGCCCGCAGCTACAGGGTGTTCCTCAAAACACCTTCCTGTCAGCACCACCCAGGAGGGGTGCAGGACACTTGAGATGAAGCTCCTCCCATTCCAGTGTTGTGCGAAAGCTCCCAAGTAACCACCGGGTTTGTGCTGAGCAGCTCGACGGCCCTGCACCAGGACTCACTCCATCAGAGCTTCCTAACCCTTG
Proteins encoded in this region:
- the PDZD2 gene encoding PDZ domain-containing protein 2 isoform X6, whose protein sequence is MPGTEESQDSGGPEESKGNLESPKQGSSKMKLKSRLSGGVHRLESVEEYNELMVRNGDPRIRMLEVSRDGRKHSLPQLLDSTGTSQEYHIVKKSTRSLSTTQVESPWRLIRPSVISIIGLYKEKGKGLGFSIAGGRDCIRGQMGIFVKTIFPNGSAAEDGRLKEGDEILDVNGIPIKGLTFQEAIHTFKQIRSGLFVLTVRTKLLSPSLTPCSTPTHMSRSSSPNFNTSSGSSAAGPEEGSSLSLGRKAPGPKDRIVMEVTLNKEPRVGLGIGACCLALDNSPPGIYIHSLAPGSVAKMESNLSRGDQILEVNSVNVRHAALSKVHTILSKCPPGPVRLVIGRHPNPKISEQEMDAVIARSTYQESKEASSSPGSGTPLKSPSLAKKDALTSEAEASPYFAHSIPGSLSDFVVAASEDEDPPGSGGSTSEDGGPPAKTSTHKEPGKPRANSLVTLGSQRSSGLFHKQVTVARQASLPGSPQHPRNPLLRQRRVGCYDTDDASDEEEFDGEGDCISLPGTLPGPSRPLTEVNSRHTLMTSSKVMGINSRGEQPQKTVVSKASSVPLLGSSLDLEESVPEGLGNTPSRAANLLASAEAHRGGPGCSGRKELSGSKSSPKLEYKADTGTQSLGNTDPPRSAQQKNDSLGSRHKPVARVSPHHKRPEADARPSTSETVHLTAGADVPCVRATSSKETRPGFHPGGTAEKEPLGKLSIIGDEHVPASWEPAAALSHPDASRCPENLLEAAPEQGQQPRTGLVGPPDLVPTPGQKWAAHPDPSKTSVDTGQARRPEDPREPVAPRVPESEDRCQVGPGPERSSSPKKTAAARHDFSNPPAAPEASSPRKAAALGGGPEAERASPAGTALSRDLTSPEERPRVPGNHSKAPQTTAVLVPESSRGSALLKGTDSGSERAPQASPTLPSPADKAGGGCGSVSGHCCPRERGGSPVTDIDKLIKELDTSEPRLRSPHGGDQLTPEGHSQGQPPAGAGSGGSRPAEPVLGSQTPTPGRTWAAAGQPPHPHWASQPSVLDSINPDKHFTVNKNFLSNYSRNFSSFHEDSMSLSGLGDSTEPSLSSMYGDAEDSSSDPESLSEAPRASSGDNWSPPRSRRSSHKENTTESEEEQIEICSPDGSPHAPSATAPAPAQPAPCPVPARVLRLKHSALRQVVGNPRERASFVPGTSCPSIPDSSQPFSLLDTSSREHELHADRRPSQDPRPSCEEETLQDPRAGSAVESGRPPKAPGHFHSLPVTLRSLNVVNGLEHDLLGDKTPHKKQDTNVSDAENPSPFSTDVPKNGESVLTTLHISESQDVDDPLQKPKMISRRPIMAWFKEINKNNHGSAAQGKTEKEQPVVPARSPDSKSQGSSSCHKKGVAGLQSPPQLKVSLENKDPPKKGSVETPLNNGQKPKSGPKLKRLSIKSKSKVTSEAPVAPGAKASGMDPRKPLISPQTSDRALPKGAAPRFHTTELEEPEKSATAAPRPPQCVLESRPPAASGSPKPPAAETSVPASVSPHTSPRTLPEQDACCRSQAAFHPEPDGPYAAAPGSPRCSPESRAPAAALGSSASPAARGQDVPPPGPSTRRGSSQTDPAPQAAQPGVTCDRGSKIVAGDPLERTNQLKIVEISCERMPKNGCSDKPAESDRLGGFWAQSNCQDKSEIRPCHQYLEPSAHQPPSFPSRASQVEPESQRPFGVAKLASSSSSPQLPAKKADSSQAKASQVSGSLGMPRNGAAGGPAPEDHPYFTPRPATRTYSMPAQFSSHFGREGHGLPSPGRSHRDSQILATSGGLPEAKASRGIVLGLANGQGMYSVKPLLETSRNLPTTNEGDVLSVQERSSLVTDKIKVTRRHYYPEQNYESTSFFSVKQRIKSFENLANSDRLVAKSGASPFLSVSSKPPIGRRSSGSIVSGGLSHPVDVTARSLRRSLSSCSESQSEASTLIPQMSKSPSSMMLTVSRQNPAEAGNKAADLDPKKSRGPSGIPTHPVTPASPSKRNKSSVRHTQPSPLSRSKLQELRALSMPDLDKLCSEDFPAGPTAGLFKTELEIVPRRSLGSPAGGLSGSTALSCPMKPGDGACPGRSSPKASEPEGPSAAHHVGETTWDLPSGKGWSVNLDQLLISAGDQQRVQSVLSSVGSPSTVLTLIQEAKAQSENKEDVCFIVLNKKEGSGLGFTVAGGTDVEPKSIVVHRVCSQGAASQEGTVNRGDFLLSVNGASLAGLAHGDVLKILHQAQLHRDVLVVIKKGNDQPRPSSRQEANGKGLLSRKTSALEPGLGSSLPSHDALCVEVLKTSAGLGLSLDGGKSSTAGDGPLFIKRVYKGGAAEQAGTIEAGDEILAINGKPLVGLMHFDAWTIMKSVPEGPVQLLIRKHRNSS